A region from the Vicia villosa cultivar HV-30 ecotype Madison, WI linkage group LG3, Vvil1.0, whole genome shotgun sequence genome encodes:
- the LOC131656425 gene encoding uncharacterized protein LOC131656425 — protein sequence MSQPRSSPDRLELQTPWKRLTVERILSGSQENDDVMEEWKKQHQRLNRVDDAGKVSVEAARIVENKGDDGDGIEYIMISSDSEREMSPVQEEFEEAYWTREVHDVKKFCSNVMYIPAEIVEKCGLAGMSEITLNDVDNGYPYECNVKKRPKKNETYLYGEWFDYVRAAELKVGDKVHFVIYYPPVLDIMVTVERSGDR from the exons ATGTCGCAGCCAAGAAG TTCACCCGATAGGTTGGAGTTGCAAACTCCATGGAAGCGGCTCACAGTTGAGAGGATACTGAGTGGGTCACAGGAGAATGATGATGTTATGGAGGAATGGAAGAAACAACATCAAAGATTGAATCGTGTCGACGATGCCGGTAAAGTTTCTGTAGAGGCTGccaggattgttgaaaataaagg GGATGATGGAGATGGAATTGAATACATAATGATATCTTCTGATAGTGAGAG GGAAATGAGTCCTGTACAGGAAGAGTTCGAAGAAGCGTACTGGACACGTGAAGTTCATGATGTAAAGAAGTTTTGCTCAAATGTTATG TATATTCCTGCAGAAATAGTAGAGAAATGTGGGCTTGCTGGAATGTCAGAGATTACCCTCAATGATGTGGACAACGGGTACCCATATGAGTGCAATGTGAAGAAGAggccaaaaaaaaatgaaacatattTGTATGGAGAATGGTTTGACTATGTAAGGGCAGCGGAACTGAAAGTAGGTGATAAAGTGCACTTTGTGATTTATTACCCGCCGGTGTTAGATATTATGGTAACAGTGGAGCGCAGTGGTGATCGTTGA
- the LOC131658654 gene encoding uncharacterized protein LOC131658654: MAVGKAVTSDNSVCHEPVVDDFSCHVEQPAKLQYCIWKQDVSNGKMAQSCLLEIPEHVVASRWLHGARFVDLVDWEREVRYECEVHHTEKGQMFLGRGWYKFAKERCLLDGDSMGFIVKDPINKEILITAVTDLL; the protein is encoded by the exons ATGGCTGTGGGGAAAGctgtcacctctgataactctgt ATGCCATgaacctgttgttgacgatttTAGTTGCCATGTAGAACAGCCTGCTAAGTTACAATATTGTATCTGGAAGCAAGATGTGTCCAACGGGAAGATGGCTCAGTCATGTCTTCTT GAAATTCCTGAGCATGTTGTGGCAAGTCGCTGGCTCCATGGAGCAAGGTTTGTAGATTTGGTTGACTGGGAAAGGGAAGTCAGGTATGAATGTGAAGTTCATCATACCGAAAAGGGTCAGATGTTCTTAGGACGTGGTTGGTACAAATTTGCCAAGGAAAGGTGCCTGCTTGATGGAGACTCTATGGGCTTCATCGTTAAGGATCCCATCAACAAGGAGATACTT ATTACTGCTGTTACAGATTTACTCTGA
- the LOC131658655 gene encoding uncharacterized protein LOC131658655 — protein METDVVKNTAPQTSIARKRRKLILKAKRDYRNCVRSSNLTSHLNHNFTSSVTYETTIETAMARKRRKIILDNRKRLRNLFNTEVSRVQNMNNIVSQSQNMDHASTSNYNMSSQSMDHPSTSNHNVSVESHYEDNDDSNSDNNLNSSNSSSSDEDSDPAQLQEPHLQEYYDIGDQSYECAHCQACMWYQEKVNRHKITATPRFYRCCRGGKIVLPFLEQPPQVLQDLLFNNTYSDSKNYQANIRTYNAMFSFTSPGMKFDTTYSKRGGPPTLRLQGQTCHRIGTLLPETGQPPQYAQLYIYDTDNEVEHRIKSFRMARDVLRTNSFTDLKLRLISDRSEDGRVYNKPTVSEVAALIVGDIDSADKRDILIQRRNGGLQRIDEFHPAYLAYQYPLIFPYGEDGYRKNIMHRYRHETEVTKRNRQSIKDWFSYRLQQRRKEAKTLLYSRRLFQQFLVDGYAMMESERLNWLRDNQSKLRVGKYNNLAAQTDCDTRNEHQKRGKRVVLPSTFVGSKRYMDQLYFDGMAISSQLGFPDLFVTFTCNPNWPEIKRALSGTGLQPHDRPDIISKVFKIKFDTLMDDITKHHVVGKVIAYMYTIEFQKRGLPHAHILIFLHPKSKYPTPSDIDKIISAEIPDPTVHPNLYKLVRAHMMHGPCGLARVTSQCMKNGRCSKYYPKKFIEDTIVDAEGYPLYRRRSKTFTIEKNGITLDNRHVVPYNTRFLMKYQAHINMEWCNQSTSIKYLFKYINKGYDRITTAVSTNSNQPVDEIQQYLDCRYVSPSEACWRIYSYNIHGRKPAVERMFYHLVGEKPIYYTDYARMENVLETASVTESMFTAWLVANAKYEEAQTLTYGQFVSKFVYHKKKREWKPRKKGFTIGRLIWVPPTTGELFYLRMMLTVAKGPTTYEEIRTVDNIQYDTFRDACFAMGFLEDDKEYIAAIKEASHWGTGHFLRKLFVIMLLSGAVNRPAHVWEQTWLLLSDGVLHTQRALAANPELDLTQEELQNLTLIEIEKLLQANRRTLKDFSPIPYPDAYVLEQLGNRLIYDERNYDTASMNSEFENLFAALTDEQRSIYEKIIHAVESQKPAVFFLHGYGGTGKTYMWRTLAAALRSKHDICLTVATSGIASLLLPGGRTAHSKFRIPVPTMDNSTCKVEFNDDVADMLRQTKLIIWDEAPMAHKYAIESLDRTLKDVMSADKNSTDVFGGKVVVFGGDFRQILPVVPRGSRSDIVHCAINASYIWHSVEVLTLTRNMRLRTGSTQTDKNEIAQFSDWLLRIGEGRISEPNDGTAEINIPPDILITEFDDPIVAIVNSTYPDFINNFQCVDYLKSRAILASTLQIVDQINDHILSLMPGEIRDYYSANSVDKSEIHDPAVVDILTPEFLSSLRTSGLPNHHLKLKVGTPIMLMRNIDQAEGLCNGTRLCITKMAAHVLEASIMGGKGMGNFVYIPRMDMSPSQSPWPFKLNRRQFPIIVSYSMTINKSQGQSLDNVGLYLPKDVFTHGQIYVALSRVTTKKGIKILIHDEEKKFREKTTNVVYKEVFNNV, from the exons ATGGAAACAGATGTTGTTAAAAACACTGCTCCTCAAACATCCATTGCAAGAAAGAGGAGAAAGCTTATTCTTAAAGCAAAGAGGGATTATCGAAACTGTGTCAGATCAAGCAACCTCACTTcccatttaaatcataattttacaTCTTCTGTAACATAtgaaaccactattgaaacggctATGGCTAGAAAGAGAAGGAAAATAATCTTGGATAACAGAAAAAGATTGAGAAATTTGTTCAATACTGAAGTTAGTAGGGTTCAAAATATGAACAACATTGTTAGTCAAAGTCAGAACATGGATCATGCATCTACTTCAAATTATAATATGTCAAGTCAGTCCATGGATCATCCATCTACCTCAAATCATAATGTGTCTGTTGAATCTCATTATGAAGACAATGATGACTCCAACtctgacaataatttaaattcttcTAATAGTTCCAGTTCTGACGAAGATTCAGACCCGGCACAATTACAGGAGCCCCATCTTCAAG AATATTACGATATTGGCGACCAAAGTTATGAATGCGCACACTGCCAagcatgtatgtggtaccaagaAAAAGTGAATAGACACAAAATTACAGCAACTCCTCGCTTTTATCGTTGTTGCCGTGGAGGAAAAATTGTTCTTCCGTTCCTTGAGCAACCTCCACAGGTGTTGCAAGATCTTCTATTTAATAACACATATTCAGATAGTAAAAACTACCAGGCTAACATACGAACATACAACGCAATGTTCTCATTCACTTCCCCTGGAATGAAGTTCGACACAACATATTCTAAAAGAGGTGGACCCCCTACTTTGAGACTGCAGGGTCAGACCTGTCATCGAATTGGTACACTGCTGCCAGAAACAGGGCAACCTCCGCAATATGCTCAATTATACATCTATGACACGGACAATGAAGTTGAACACAGAATAAAAT CTTTTAGAATGGCAAGGGATGTTTTAAGGACAAATTCTTTCACAGATTTAAAACTCAGGCTTATTTCTGATAGATCCGAAGATGGCCGTGTTTACAACAAACCTACTGTCTCAGAAGTGGCTGCACTCATTGTGGGAGACATTGATTCTGCTGATAAAAGGGACATCTTAATTCAGCGCCGCAATGGTGGTTTGCAACGAATAGATGAGTTTCACCCAGCATATTTGGCTTATCAGTATCCTCTTATATTTCCTTATGGGGAAGATGGTTACAGGAAAAATATAATGCACAGATATCGCCATGAAACTGAGGTCACTAAGAGAAACCGTCAAAGCATTAAGGATTGGTTTTCTTACCGGTTACAACAACGTCGCAAAGAGGCAAAAACACTACTTTACTCAAGACGCCTATTTCAACAATTTTTAGTCGACGGCTATGCTATGATGGAATCCGAACGACTGAATTGGTTGAGAGATAATCAGTCGAAATTAAGAGTGGGCAAATATAATAATTTGGCCGCTCAAACTGATTGCGATACAAGAAATGAACACCAAAAGCGAGGAAAACGAGTTGTTCTGCCATCAACATTTGTTGGTAGCAAGAGATATATGGATCAATTATATTTTGACGGTATGGCCATTTCAAGTCAATTGGGATTCCCTGATTTATTTGTTACTTTTACCTGCAACCCAAATTGGCCTGAAATTAAAAGAGCATTGTCAGGCACAGGTCTACAACCCCATGATAGGCCAGATATCATttcaaaagttttcaaaataaagTTTGATACCCTCATGGATGATATTACAAAACACCATGTCGTGGGAAAAGTGATTGCAT ATATGTACACCATCGAATTCCAAAAGCGCGGATTGCCACATGCTCACATCTTGATATTCCTACACCCTAAGAGCAAATACCCAACACCATCCGACATAGACAAGATCATTTCTGCTGAAATTCCCGACCCGACTGTTCATCCCAATTTATACAAATTGGTTAGGGCACATATGATGCATGGACCCTGTGGGCTTGCTCGCGTGACCTCACAATGTATGAAGAATGGACGATGTTCTAAATACTACCCCAAAAAGTTTATTGAAGACACTATTGTTGATGCAGAGGGATATCCGCTGTATAGGAGAAGATCAAAAACCTTCACTATTGAAAAAAATGGTATCACCTTGGACAACAGACATGTGGTTCCATATAATACCAGATTTCTTATGAAATACCAGGCACATATAAACATGGAATGGTGTAATCAGAGtacttcaataaaatatcttttcaaatatatcaataaaggctatgacagaataacaacagCGGTTTCAACAAATAGCAatcaacctgttgatgagatccaACAATATCTCGATTGCAGGTATGTCTCACCCAGTGAAGCATGCTGGCGCATTTACTCTTACAATATTCATGGCAGAAAACCAGCTGTGGAACGTATGTTCTATCATTTGGTTGGGGAGAAACCTATATACTATACAGATTATGCACGCATGGAAAATGTGCTGGAAACTGCAAGTGTGACTGAATCAATGTTTACTGCATGGCTGGTAGCAAATGCTAAATATGAAGAGGCACAAACATTAACTTATGGTCAGTTTGTCTCAAAGTTTGTTTACcacaaaaaaaagagagaatggaAACCGCGGAAAAAAGGCTTCACCATTGGACGTCTCATATGGGTTCCGCCAACAACTGGTGAACTGTTTTACCTGCGCATGATGTTGACGGTGGCAAAAGGACCAACAACATATGAGGAAATCAGGACCGTGGATAACATTCAGTATGATACATTCAGAGATGCATGCTTTGCAATGGGATTTCTTGAAGACGACAAAGAATACATAGCTGCTATAAAGGAGGCAAGTCATTGGGGGACTGGTCATTTTCTTCGAAAACTGTTTGTTATCATGCTTTTGTCTGGTGCTGTTAATCGCCCTGCACATGTTTGGGAACAAACTTGGctcctattatctgatggtgtctTGCATACACAAAGAGCATTGGCTGCTAATCCAG AATTGGACCTCACACAAGAAGAGTTGCAAAATTTGACTTTAATAGAAATTGAGAAACTGCTTCAGGCAAATAGAAGGACACTAAAGGATTTTAGTCCTATTCCATATCCGGATGCTTATGTTCTTGAACAGTTGGGAAACAGGCTCATATATGATGAGCGTAATTATGATACAGCATCAATGAACTCAGAATTTGAAAATCTGTTTGCTGCTCTTAC AGATGAGCAAAgaagtatttatgaaaaaatcATCCACGCTGTGGAGTCTCAAAAACCTGCGGTTTTCTTCCTTCATGGTTATGGTGGTACCGGAAAAACATATATGTGGAGAACACTCGCAGCTGCATTAAGATCAAAACACGATATATGTTTAACTGTTGCAACTAGCGGTATAGCATCATTGTTACTTCCAGGAGGTAGAACTGCACATTCAAAGTTCAGGATACCGGTACCAACTATGGACAATTCTACTTGCAAGGTTGAATTCAATGATGATGTCGCAGACATGTTACGACAGACAAAGCTTATAATATGGGATGAGGCACCAATGGCGCATAAGTATGCAATAGAATCGCTTGACAGAACTTTGAAAGATGTTATGAGTGCAGACAAAAATTCAACTGATGTATTCGGTGGAAAGGTTGTTGTTTTCGGGGGTGATTTCAGACAGATTTTACCTGTCGTCCCCAGAGGCAGTCGTTCCGATATTGTACACTGTGCCATAAATGCATCTTACATATGGCATTCAGTTGAGGTATTAACATTGACAAGAAACATGCGGCTACGAACAGGATCGACACAGACTGACAAAAATGAGATAGCACAGTTTTCAGATTGGCTTTTAAGAATAGGAGAGGGCCGAATATCTGAGCCTAATGACGGCACCGCCGAAATCAACATACCACCTGATATTCTGATAACAGAATTTGATGATCCAATCGTGGCCATTGTCAATAGCACATACCctgatttcataaataatttccaATGTGTAGATTACCTTAAAAGTCGAGCGATACTTGCCTCTACACTGCAGATTGTTGATCAGATCAATGACCATATACTTAGCTTGATGCCAG GAGAGATTCGTGACtactacagcgcaaattcagttgACAAGTCTGAGATTCATGACCCAGCAGTAGTTGATATCCTCACACCAGAATTTCTAAGTTCCCTTCGAACATCAGGATTGCCAAACCATCACTTAAAACTAAAGGTTGGGACACCTATAATGCTCATGAGAAATATAGATCAGGCTGAAGGTTTATGTAACGGCACAAGGCTGTGTATAACAAAGATGGCAGCCCATGTACTGGAGGCTTCAATAATGGGTGGTAAAGGTATGGGAAATTTTGTTTACATACCTCGAATGGACATGTCACCATCCCAATCACCATGGCCATTCAAACTGAATAGGAGACAGTTCCCTATTATAGTTTCCTATTCTATGACAATTAACAAATCACAGGGACAGTCCTTGGATAACGTTGGTTTGTACTTACCGAAAGATGTATTCACACATGGCCAGATCTATGTCGCATTGTCAAGAGTAACAACAAAAAAGGGAATCAAAATACTGATacatgatgaagaaaagaaattcaGGGAGAAAACTACAAATGTTGTCTATAAAGAAGTTTTTAACAATGTCTAA
- the LOC131658656 gene encoding uncharacterized protein LOC131658656, whose product MSRPVERIAEINDGKELWKIVVRIHHRWKVVSNSKEHFEMIFVDKLGDDIHAVVPAPHVSVFTEKCLLGHTYTVSNFKVVPYVLAFRASGHRYMIKFTAGTSVLDEDKHEIPAKSILFTSFSDIITGRFDKHVLIHVIGMVDSIGYAQTESGAKKQQISMMLRDHSNNMLNCTLWESYADQFIKFNKVRVDASLPTVVLLQYAKVKEEGKYPLSVTNTYNVSLLCVDADFPIMKDFIDRMPEESKVTLSDQLGGNSQYSSQSSENQQLTPVQKLFSKAVVLPIAEIIQLTDVTFCATVATTKLLVASPFGWFYRACHMCQSIARGDSPPFECESGHETMAEVLRYKIEIEVTHGGQSCNFVFWNRECEMLLGLSASQLRNTMIQAGITDPLDFPLALDQLLKLEMAMKVKWHPRWKNCSVVMIIKNDPIIQQLKEKWGTDEEPIPIQTVVPDTLEIKESVDEAKTDANEDCELVTDLEITSEHKPDAVTPGGKRHLPAASSESIDGELSSNKLKKIIKMEKID is encoded by the exons ATGTCAAGGCCTGTTGAGAGAATAGCAGAGATCAATGATGGAAAAGAGCTTTGGAAGATTGTTGTTAGGATTCACCACCGATGGAAAGTTGTCTCCAACAGCAAGGAACATTTTGAAATGATCTTtgttgacaaattg GGAGATGATATTCATGCTGTTGTTCCAGCACCGCATGTGTCGGTTTTCACCGAAAAATGCTTATTAGGCCATACTTATACTGTATCTAATTTTAAGGTGGTGCCTTATGTTCTGGCCTTCAGGGCATCGGGACACAGATATATGATAAAGTTTACTGCTGGAACGTCTGTTCTTGATGAAGACAAACATGAGATACCCGCGAAATCGATTTTATTTACAAGTTTTTCAGACATCATAACAGGGAGGTTTGACAAACATGTTCTGATTC ATGTCATTGGAATGGTGGATAGTATTGGTTATGCGCAGACTGAGTCAGGTGCAAAGAAGCAGCAAATTAGCATGATGTTGCGTGATCACAG CAACAACATGTTGAACTGTACTCTGTGGGAATCATACGCGGATCAGTTCATCAAGTTTAACAAAGTTAGGGTTGATGCATCACTACCTACAGTTGTGTTGCTTCAGTATGCCAAAGTGAAGGAAGAAG GAAAGTATCCTCTGTCTGTGACAAACACCTACAATGTGAGCCTTTTATGTGTTGATGCTGATTTTCCGATCATGAAAGACTTTATTGATAG AATGCCTGAGGAGAGCAAGGTAACCCTGTCTGACCAACTTGGAGGGAATTCCCAATATTCCTCCCAAAGTTCTGAAAATCAACAGCTCACTCCTGTCCAAAAATTGTTCTCAAAGGCTGTTGTTTTGCCTATTGCTGAGATTATTCAACTTACGGAT GTTACATTTTGCGCTACTGTCGCTACAACAAAATTATTAGTAGCATCTCCGTTTGGATGGTTCTATCGTGCCTGCCATATGTGTCAATCTATAGCGCGCGGGGACAGCCCCCCCTTTGAGTGTGAATCTGGTCATGAAACCATGGCCGAAGTCCTTAG GTATAAGATTGAAATTGAGGTTACTCACGGGGGCCAAAGCTGCAATTTTGTCTTCTGGAACAGAGAATGTGAAATGCTGTTGGGTTTATCCGCATCGCAACTTCGTAACACTATGATTCAG GCTGGAATTACTGATCCATTGGACTTTCCGTTAGCACTTGATCAGTTGTTGAAGTTGGAAATGGCTATGAAGGTTAAGTGGCATCCACGCTGGAAGAACTGTTCCGTCGTTATGATTATAAAAAATGATCCTATTATCCAGCAACTTAAGGAAAAATGGGGAACAGATGAG GAACCTATTCCAATCCAAACTGTCGTACCTGATACTCTGGAG ATTAAAGAGAGTGTTGATGAAGCTAAAACAGATGCCAATGAAGACTGTGAATTGGTTACA GACCTGGAAATTACATCTGAACACAAGCCGGATGCTGTTACACCTGGTGGTAAGAGACATCTTCCTGCTGCATCAAGTGAATCTATTGATGGGGAACTGTCATCAAACAAGCTGAAGAAGATAATTAAAATGGAAAAGATTGATTag
- the LOC131662220 gene encoding histone H4 produces the protein MSGRGKGGKGLGKGGAKRHRKVLRDNIQGITKPAIRRLARRGGVKRISGLIYEETRGVLKIFLENVIRDAVTYTEHARRKTVTAMDVVYALKRQGRTLYGFGG, from the coding sequence ATGTCAGGTCGTGGAAAGGGAGGTAAGGGACTCGGAAAGGGAGGTGCAAAGAGGCACAGGAAGGTTCTTCGTGATAACATCCAAGGTATCACAAAGCCTGCTATTCGTCGATTGGCAAGAAGAGGTGGTGTGAAGAGGATCAGTGGTCTGATCTATGAAGAAACCAGAGGAGTTCTCAAGATCTTTTTGGAGAATGTGATTCGTGATGCTGTTACATACACTGAGCACGCCAGGAGGAAGACTGTTACAGCTATGGATGTAGTTTATGCTCTCAAGAGACAAGGAAGAACCCTCTACGGTTTCGGAGGCTGA